One window of Vibrio sinaloensis genomic DNA carries:
- a CDS encoding FeoC-like transcriptional regulator → MILTQLKQHIEQHGCVSRKDLAKQFHLSEDGVDAMLSIWISKGKVSRLVDTNDKQRVTRIRYRYLAHHQLPMAVTM, encoded by the coding sequence ATGATCTTGACTCAACTGAAACAGCACATAGAGCAACATGGCTGCGTTAGCCGCAAAGATCTCGCCAAGCAGTTTCACCTTAGTGAAGATGGCGTAGATGCGATGCTATCGATTTGGATAAGCAAAGGGAAAGTATCGCGCTTGGTTGATACCAATGATAAGCAACGAGTGACTCGTATTAGGTACCGCTATCTTGCTCACCACCAATTACCAATGGCTGTCACCATGTAA
- the argS gene encoding arginine--tRNA ligase: protein MNIQALINDKVSQALEAAGAPAGSPAAVRQSAKPQFGDYQANGVMGVAKKLGTNPREFAQKVLDVLDLDGIASKTEIAGPGFINIFLSEEFLAKQAEAALQDARLGVSPAEQQTIVADYSAPNVAKEMHVGHLRSTIIGDAVVRTLEFLGHKVIRANHIGDWGTQFGMLIANLERVQQESGEVSMELSDLEAFYRESKKLYDEDEEFAVKARNYVVKLQSGDEYCAEMWKKLVDVTMVQNQRNYDRLNVSLTRDDVMGESMYNDMLPGIVADLKEKGIAQEDDGAQVVFLDEYKNKDGEAMGVIIQKRDGGFLYTTTDIACAKYRYETLGADRVLYFIDSRQHQHLMQAWTIVRKAGYVPEEVTLEHHAFGMMLGKDGRPFKTRAGGTVRLADLLDEAEERAIKLIESKNPQLDAQEKKNIANTVAMAAVKYADLSKHRTTDYVFDWDNMLAFEGNTAPYMQYAYTRVASIFAKAGIAMDQLEGDIKVTDEKEKALIAKLLQFEEAVQSVAREGQPHIMCSYLFELAGQFSSFYEACPILSSEDESVKLSRLKLAALTAKTIKQGLALLGIETLERM from the coding sequence GTGAATATCCAAGCACTTATTAACGACAAAGTATCTCAGGCTCTAGAAGCCGCTGGCGCACCGGCAGGCAGTCCTGCGGCAGTTCGCCAATCTGCAAAACCTCAGTTTGGTGATTACCAAGCGAACGGTGTAATGGGCGTTGCAAAAAAACTAGGTACTAACCCACGTGAGTTTGCCCAAAAAGTTCTGGATGTTCTTGACCTTGATGGGATTGCAAGCAAAACCGAAATTGCAGGCCCAGGCTTTATCAATATTTTCTTAAGTGAAGAGTTCCTTGCGAAACAAGCCGAAGCAGCTCTACAAGACGCTCGTCTTGGCGTAAGCCCAGCCGAGCAGCAAACGATTGTTGCTGATTACTCAGCACCAAACGTTGCCAAAGAAATGCACGTTGGACACCTTCGCTCAACCATCATTGGTGACGCCGTGGTTCGCACGCTAGAGTTTCTTGGCCACAAGGTCATTCGCGCCAACCACATCGGTGACTGGGGCACTCAGTTTGGTATGTTGATCGCCAACCTAGAGCGTGTTCAGCAAGAATCAGGCGAAGTGTCAATGGAGTTGTCTGATCTTGAAGCCTTCTATCGCGAATCGAAAAAGCTTTATGATGAAGACGAAGAATTCGCCGTAAAAGCGCGTAACTACGTTGTTAAGCTACAGAGCGGTGATGAGTATTGTGCGGAGATGTGGAAGAAACTGGTCGATGTCACTATGGTACAAAACCAGCGCAACTACGACCGCCTAAATGTCTCGCTGACCCGTGATGACGTGATGGGCGAGAGCATGTACAACGACATGCTGCCAGGTATCGTTGCCGATCTGAAAGAGAAGGGTATCGCCCAAGAAGACGATGGTGCGCAAGTGGTATTCCTAGATGAATACAAAAACAAAGACGGTGAAGCGATGGGTGTCATCATCCAAAAACGCGACGGCGGCTTCTTGTACACCACCACAGACATTGCTTGTGCTAAGTACCGCTACGAAACCTTAGGTGCTGACCGTGTGCTTTATTTCATTGATTCACGCCAACACCAGCACCTAATGCAAGCTTGGACTATTGTTCGCAAAGCAGGCTACGTTCCTGAAGAAGTCACTCTAGAACACCATGCATTTGGCATGATGCTGGGTAAAGATGGTCGTCCATTTAAGACTCGCGCTGGTGGTACTGTTCGCCTTGCTGACCTACTTGATGAAGCTGAAGAGCGCGCGATCAAGCTCATTGAGTCGAAAAACCCTCAGCTCGATGCACAAGAGAAAAAGAACATTGCTAACACAGTCGCAATGGCAGCGGTGAAATACGCCGACCTCTCTAAGCATCGTACGACAGACTACGTGTTTGACTGGGACAACATGCTGGCGTTTGAAGGCAATACGGCTCCTTACATGCAGTATGCTTACACACGTGTTGCCTCTATTTTTGCCAAAGCTGGCATTGCTATGGATCAGCTTGAAGGCGATATCAAAGTCACTGATGAGAAAGAAAAAGCGCTGATTGCTAAATTGCTTCAGTTTGAAGAAGCGGTGCAATCTGTTGCTCGTGAAGGTCAACCGCACATTATGTGTAGCTACCTGTTCGAACTCGCAGGTCAGTTCTCAAGCTTCTATGAAGCATGCCCAATCTTGAGCAGCGAAGACGAATCAGTGAAATTGAGTCGTCTAAAACTGGCAGCGTTAACGGCTAAGACCATCAAGCAGGGTCTAGCACTACTAGGCATCGAGACGCTAGAGCGCATGTAA
- a CDS encoding VOC family protein, translating into MGETLTNAELMPEQLLAKLDDFMHKIQTLSEILHINLSDFQADHIALRINDTELAQLAHQEWQKHGQVISQAKINGRPIVVILFDNPLTALHWQIESLELPYPAPGKQYPQQSWEHVEFVIPSSAQTAQAYLEDLKVRFPGLATQWQQLERLGIKVKLSSPKGEGERLNNPTVAFKYQGVCIKLHPHSLKRIVESEQSA; encoded by the coding sequence ATGGGTGAAACACTGACAAACGCTGAGTTAATGCCAGAGCAATTGCTGGCAAAGCTTGATGACTTTATGCATAAAATTCAGACTTTAAGCGAGATTTTGCATATTAATCTCAGTGACTTTCAAGCCGATCACATCGCTTTGCGAATCAACGATACGGAACTGGCACAACTGGCTCATCAGGAGTGGCAAAAGCATGGTCAAGTGATCTCTCAAGCGAAAATTAATGGCCGCCCGATTGTCGTCATACTGTTCGACAACCCACTGACTGCCTTGCATTGGCAAATCGAGAGTCTAGAGCTGCCATATCCAGCACCCGGAAAACAGTATCCACAGCAAAGTTGGGAGCACGTAGAGTTTGTCATTCCCTCATCGGCACAAACCGCTCAAGCCTATTTAGAGGACCTCAAAGTACGCTTTCCAGGCTTAGCAACACAGTGGCAACAACTCGAGCGTTTGGGCATTAAGGTGAAGCTATCCAGCCCTAAAGGCGAAGGGGAAAGACTCAATAACCCCACCGTGGCCTTTAAATATCAGGGAGTGTGTATCAAACTGCACCCGCACTCATTGAAGCGTATCGTTGAATCGGAACAATCAGCCTAA
- a CDS encoding HIT family protein gives MSFELHPRLAQDTTVIGHFPLCVALLHRDNAVPWVILVPKRAQLKELHHLPMQEQQQFLLESQAVSQALEATFRPDKLNLGALGNMVPQLHIHHIARFSDDIAWPGPIWGNTEGQFRDDQQQEEIQRRIANVLSLSSLFQRQ, from the coding sequence ATGAGTTTTGAACTTCACCCTCGACTGGCGCAAGACACGACAGTGATCGGTCACTTTCCGCTTTGTGTCGCGCTACTACACCGCGACAATGCAGTGCCTTGGGTTATTTTAGTCCCAAAGCGAGCGCAGCTAAAAGAGCTTCACCATTTACCGATGCAAGAGCAACAGCAGTTTTTGCTGGAATCGCAAGCAGTCAGTCAAGCACTTGAAGCCACCTTCCGCCCAGATAAACTTAACCTCGGCGCGCTCGGGAATATGGTGCCACAGCTGCATATTCATCACATTGCAAGATTTAGTGACGATATTGCTTGGCCAGGTCCAATCTGGGGCAATACTGAGGGGCAATTTCGCGACGACCAGCAGCAGGAAGAGATACAGAGACGAATCGCCAATGTCCTCTCTCTAAGTAGCTTGTTTCAGCGCCAATAA